A window of the Radiobacillus deserti genome harbors these coding sequences:
- the sdhB gene encoding succinate dehydrogenase iron-sulfur subunit: MATATAQKTITLIITRQDSPDSSPYQETFEIPYRDNMNVISALMEIRRNPVNVKGEATSPVQWEMNCLEEVCGACSMVINGQARQACAALVDQLEQPIRLEPMSTFPVMRDLAVDRSKMFDSLKKVKAWIPIDGTYDLGPGPRMPEKKRQWAYELSKCMTCGVCLEACPNVNNNSDFIGPFAISQVRLFNSHPTGEMNKGERLDALMEDGGIAGCGNSQNCVQVCPKGIPLTTSIAAMNRETNIQSFKNFFGSDYAY; encoded by the coding sequence ATGGCAACGGCAACTGCACAAAAAACAATTACGTTGATAATTACACGCCAAGATAGCCCAGACTCTTCTCCTTACCAAGAGACGTTTGAAATACCGTATAGAGACAATATGAACGTTATCTCTGCATTGATGGAGATCAGAAGAAATCCAGTTAATGTGAAGGGCGAAGCGACTTCTCCCGTACAGTGGGAAATGAACTGTCTAGAAGAAGTATGTGGAGCTTGCTCTATGGTGATTAACGGTCAAGCACGTCAAGCATGTGCGGCTCTAGTAGACCAATTAGAACAACCAATTCGCTTAGAGCCAATGTCCACATTCCCAGTTATGCGTGACTTAGCGGTTGATCGTAGTAAAATGTTCGATTCCTTGAAAAAGGTAAAAGCATGGATTCCAATCGATGGTACGTATGATTTAGGACCAGGACCAAGAATGCCTGAGAAAAAACGTCAATGGGCATATGAGTTATCTAAATGTATGACATGTGGTGTATGTTTAGAAGCTTGCCCGAACGTAAACAACAACTCAGACTTCATCGGACCATTTGCCATCTCTCAAGTTCGCTTGTTCAACTCTCACCCGACAGGTGAAATGAACAAAGGTGAACGTTTAGATGCATTGATGGAAGACGGCGGAATCGCCGGATGTGGAAACTCACAAAACTGTGTTCAAGTTTGTCCAAAAGGAATTCCACTTACCACTTCGATCGCGGCGATGAATAGAGAAACAAATATTCAATCATTTAAAAACTTTTTCGGAAGTGACTACGCATATTAA
- a CDS encoding DUF2507 domain-containing protein: MSSTNEKVNQNLLHQLTSTGSGFDFLRFDALPDLLGRDANTILYVMGKNMARKLTFTTVEDIILSFEQLGWGQLVLVKEKRRELLFEIEGQEIVKRKDSPYKNADYRLEAGFLAASIEQIKQIPCECTDENRIQKGSIQLNVIFTS; the protein is encoded by the coding sequence ATGAGTAGCACAAATGAGAAAGTAAACCAAAACTTATTACATCAATTAACTAGCACCGGTTCTGGATTTGATTTCCTACGATTCGATGCTTTACCTGATTTACTTGGTAGGGATGCAAATACGATCCTTTACGTAATGGGGAAAAACATGGCAAGAAAATTGACATTTACTACTGTAGAAGACATCATCCTATCATTTGAACAGCTTGGATGGGGACAACTGGTTCTCGTAAAGGAAAAAAGAAGAGAGCTTTTATTTGAAATAGAGGGACAAGAAATAGTAAAAAGAAAAGATAGCCCGTATAAAAATGCGGACTATCGTTTAGAAGCCGGTTTTCTCGCAGCTTCTATTGAACAAATCAAGCAGATTCCATGTGAGTGTACGGATGAAAACCGAATCCAAAAAGGATCGATACAATTGAATGTTATTTTTACAAGCTAA
- the sdhA gene encoding succinate dehydrogenase flavoprotein subunit, whose product MSKRNIVVVGGGLAGLMATIKAAEAGVHVDLLSIVPVKRSHSVCAQGGINGAVNTKGEGDSPWEHFDDTVYGGDFLANQPPVKAMCEAAPSIIHMLDRMGVMFNRTPEGLLDFRRFGGTQHHRTAYAGATTGQQLLYALDEQVRRYEVEGLVTKYEGWEFISAVIDDEGVGRGIVAQNIQSHELKVFKADATIMATGGPGIIFGKSTNSVINTGSAAASLYRQGAIYANGEFIQIHPTAIPGDDKLRLMSESARGEGGRVWTYKDGEPWYFLEEKYPAYGNLVPRDIATREIFDVCVNQKRGINGENMVYLDLSHKDPKELDVKLGGIIEIYEKFVGEDPRKVPMKIFPAVHYSMGGLWVDYDQMTNIPGIFAAGECDYTQHGANRLGANSLLSSIYGGMVAGPNAIRYIDGLEKTVDDISSKIFDDKLKEEEETFEYLMGMDGTENAYQIHKELGEWMTDNVTVVRENEKLKNTDNKIQELLERYKKININDTSRWSNQGVMFTRQLENMLQLARVITIGAYNRNESRGAHYKPEFPDRNDEEWLKTTKAQFDPASNGPSFSYEDVDVSLIKPRKRDYSKSKGGKK is encoded by the coding sequence ATGAGTAAACGCAACATTGTAGTTGTCGGTGGAGGTCTTGCTGGCCTTATGGCAACTATTAAAGCTGCAGAAGCAGGTGTTCACGTTGATTTGCTTTCCATCGTACCAGTGAAACGTTCTCACTCTGTATGTGCGCAAGGTGGTATTAACGGGGCTGTTAATACGAAAGGGGAAGGAGATTCTCCTTGGGAACACTTTGATGATACGGTTTATGGTGGAGACTTTTTAGCAAACCAGCCACCGGTTAAAGCAATGTGTGAGGCTGCGCCAAGTATCATTCACATGCTAGACCGTATGGGAGTAATGTTTAACCGTACACCGGAAGGATTGCTGGATTTCCGTCGTTTCGGTGGAACACAACACCATAGAACAGCTTACGCTGGTGCAACAACTGGACAACAATTGCTCTATGCTTTAGATGAGCAAGTTAGACGTTATGAAGTAGAGGGTCTTGTAACGAAATATGAAGGCTGGGAATTCATTTCCGCTGTCATTGATGATGAAGGGGTTGGACGCGGTATTGTAGCGCAAAACATCCAATCTCATGAATTAAAAGTATTTAAAGCCGATGCGACAATCATGGCTACAGGTGGCCCAGGTATCATCTTTGGTAAATCCACAAACTCTGTGATTAATACAGGATCTGCTGCTGCATCGCTTTATCGTCAAGGTGCGATATATGCAAACGGAGAATTCATTCAAATTCACCCAACAGCAATCCCTGGTGATGACAAACTACGTCTTATGAGTGAATCTGCTCGTGGAGAAGGCGGAAGAGTTTGGACGTATAAAGATGGAGAGCCTTGGTATTTCTTAGAAGAGAAATATCCGGCTTACGGTAACCTCGTTCCTCGTGATATCGCTACTCGTGAAATCTTTGATGTTTGTGTAAACCAAAAACGCGGAATTAACGGGGAGAACATGGTGTACTTAGATCTTTCTCATAAAGATCCTAAGGAACTAGACGTTAAACTTGGTGGAATCATTGAAATCTACGAAAAATTCGTAGGGGAAGATCCACGTAAGGTTCCAATGAAGATTTTCCCTGCGGTTCACTATTCCATGGGTGGACTTTGGGTAGATTATGATCAAATGACGAACATTCCTGGAATCTTCGCTGCTGGTGAGTGTGATTATACACAACATGGTGCAAACCGTCTCGGTGCAAACTCTCTATTATCCTCTATCTACGGTGGAATGGTAGCAGGTCCGAATGCGATCCGTTACATCGACGGACTAGAGAAAACAGTAGATGATATTTCTAGTAAGATATTCGACGACAAGCTAAAAGAAGAAGAGGAAACATTTGAGTACTTAATGGGTATGGATGGAACCGAGAATGCCTACCAAATCCATAAAGAGCTTGGCGAATGGATGACTGATAACGTAACCGTAGTTCGTGAAAATGAAAAACTGAAAAATACAGACAACAAAATTCAAGAGCTATTAGAGCGTTACAAAAAAATCAATATTAACGATACGTCTCGTTGGAGCAACCAAGGTGTTATGTTTACACGTCAATTAGAAAATATGCTGCAATTAGCACGTGTTATTACAATTGGTGCGTATAACCGTAACGAAAGCCGCGGTGCTCACTATAAACCTGAATTCCCAGATCGTAATGATGAAGAATGGTTGAAAACAACAAAAGCACAATTTGATCCAGCATCAAATGGACCATCGTTCTCTTATGAGGATGTAGACGTATCCTTAATCAAACCTAGAAAGCGTGACTACAGTAAAAGTAAAGGGGGCAAGAAGTAA
- a CDS encoding type Z 30S ribosomal protein S14 codes for MAKQALIQKWSQPQKFQVREYSRCKQCGRPHSVMRKFELCRICFREFAYKGQIPGVKKASW; via the coding sequence ATGGCCAAACAAGCCTTAATTCAAAAATGGAGTCAACCGCAAAAGTTTCAGGTACGTGAATATAGCCGTTGTAAGCAATGTGGAAGACCACATTCTGTTATGCGTAAATTTGAATTATGTCGTATTTGCTTCCGAGAGTTTGCCTATAAAGGCCAAATTCCTGGAGTTAAAAAAGCGAGTTGGTAG
- a CDS encoding helix-turn-helix domain-containing protein, giving the protein MKDNDYKPKQLLTKREKEVFELLVQDKTTKDIAQELFISQKTVRNHISNVMHTFYLITHF; this is encoded by the coding sequence TTGAAGGACAATGACTACAAGCCGAAGCAACTACTGACAAAACGTGAAAAAGAAGTATTTGAGCTTCTAGTACAGGATAAAACAACAAAAGATATTGCCCAAGAACTATTTATTTCCCAAAAAACGGTACGAAACCACATATCAAATGTTATGCATACCTTTTACTTAATTACGCATTTTTGA
- a CDS encoding succinate dehydrogenase cytochrome b558 subunit, with protein MAEKREFFYRRLHSLLGVVPVGVFLIVHLTINHFAAYGEERFNNAVHFMESLPFLIVMQLLIIYLPIIFHAVLGVYIALTAKNNVSRYGFLRNWLFKLQRISGIITLIFLVWHVWETRIASAIGNTEINFDMMEDVFSNPFMVWFYIIGLISTTFHFANGLWSFLVSWGIIVSPRSQQITTYATIVVFIALSYLGIRSILAFTMGA; from the coding sequence ATGGCGGAGAAGCGAGAGTTTTTTTATCGCAGGTTACATTCACTTTTGGGGGTAGTACCAGTTGGTGTATTTTTAATTGTTCATTTAACAATTAACCATTTTGCGGCATACGGAGAAGAAAGGTTTAACAATGCTGTACACTTTATGGAAAGCCTTCCATTTCTAATTGTTATGCAACTATTAATCATCTATTTGCCGATTATTTTTCATGCTGTTCTTGGTGTTTATATAGCTCTAACGGCTAAAAATAATGTAAGTAGATACGGCTTTCTTCGAAACTGGTTATTTAAGCTTCAGAGAATAAGTGGAATTATAACACTTATATTTCTTGTTTGGCACGTATGGGAAACTAGAATAGCTTCAGCAATAGGGAATACAGAAATTAACTTTGATATGATGGAAGATGTGTTTAGTAACCCATTCATGGTTTGGTTCTATATTATTGGACTTATTTCAACTACTTTCCACTTTGCGAATGGATTGTGGAGTTTCTTAGTGTCGTGGGGAATTATTGTATCACCACGTTCACAACAAATCACGACATATGCAACAATCGTTGTATTTATTGCTCTATCTTATTTGGGAATCCGTTCGATTCTTGCATTTACGATGGGCGCATAG